A region of Mauremys mutica isolate MM-2020 ecotype Southern chromosome 2, ASM2049712v1, whole genome shotgun sequence DNA encodes the following proteins:
- the LOC123363180 gene encoding exosome complex component RRP43-like, whose amino-acid sequence PTCIQPLCSSRFCPGPPGEEAQAASQFIADVIENSEIIMKEDLCIAHDKLAWVLYCDFICLDYDGNILDACTFALLAALKNVQLPKFTINEETGLAEVDLKQTNPLNIRKHPVATSFAVFDDTILIVDPTAEEEDLATGTVTIVMDEEGRLCSVHKPGGSGLTAAKLQDCITRAVTRHKEAKKLIDKVIKSIKPK is encoded by the coding sequence CCCACCTGCATTCAACCCCTCTGTTCATCAAGATTTTGTCCCGGACCTCCTGGGGAAGAGGCTCAAGCAGCTAGCCAGTTCATTGCAGATGTGATTGAAAATTCAGAAATAATAATGAAAGAAGATCTGTGCATTGCACATGACAAGCTTGCTTGGGTTCTATACTGTGATTTCATATGCTTGGACTATGATGGAAACATTTTGGATGCCTGCACATTTGCTTTGTTAGCAGCTTTAAAGAATGTACAGTTGCCAAAATTTACTATAAATGAAGAAACAGGTTTGGCAGAAGTCGATTTAAAACAGACAAATCCTTTGAATATCAGAAAGCATCCAGTTGCTACATCGTTTGCTGTATTTGACGACACAATACTCATTGTTGATCCGACGGCAGAAGAGGAGGACCTGGCAACTGGAACTGTAACCATTGTAATGGATGAAGAAGGCAGACTATGTTCTGTTCATAAGCCAGGTGGAAGTGGCCTAACAGCAGCAAAACTTCAAGACTGTATCACCCGGGCCGTTACAAGACACAAAGAAGCGAAGAAGCTGATAGATAAAGTGATAAAAAGTATAAAACCAAAATAA
- the LOC123362697 gene encoding transcription factor SOX-17-like: MSSPDAGYASSDDQTQARCSLPIMMPALGPCQWAETLSPLADAKVKSEAAPAGAASSRAKSESRIRRPMNAFMVWAKDERKRLAQQNPDLHNAELSKMLGKAWKALSLAEKRPFVEEAERLRVQHMQDHPNYKYRPRRRKQVKRLKRVESGFLAHGLAEAPGAGLASEGSRMCVESLALPYPEQGYPAVQSALPPALGHYRDCQPLAAAFDGYNLPTPDPSPLDAAESEAAFFTPPLQDECQLAPYGYPAAEYPAHGAESQASAALRRHLPRAEPLGQLSSLQSLLGCQGPLHAYYGQLCPPAGPARAPQLPPQPCQPSPPPEAQQCREPLEHLSQDELLGDVDRTEFEQYLHFACKPELGLHFPGHDAGLAAPDAHGPLSSVVSDASTAVYYCTYPDA; encoded by the exons ATGAGCAGCCCCGATGCGGGCTACGCCAGTAGCGACGACCAGACGCAGGCAAGGTGCTCGCTCCCCATCATGATGCCGGCGCTGGGCCCCTGCCAGTGGGCAGagaccctgagccccctcgcagaCGCCAAGGTGAAGAGTGAGGCGGCCCCGGCGGGGGCTGCGAGCAGCCGGGCCAAAAGCGAGTCCCGCATCCGCCGGCCCATGAACGCCTTCATGGTGTGGGCCAAGGACGAGCGCAAGCGGCTGGCGCAGCAGAACCCGGACCTGCACAACGCGGAGCTCAGCAAGATGCTGG GGAAGGCCTGGAAGGCGCTGTCGCTGGCGGAGAAGCGGCCGTTcgtggaggaggcggagcggcTGCGGGTGCAGCACATGCAGGACCATCCCAACTACAAGTACCGGCCGCGCCGGCGGAAGCAGGTGAAGCGCCTGAAGCGCGTGGAAAGCGGCTTCCTGGCGCACGGGCTGGCGGAGGCGCCGGGCGCCGGGCTGGCCAGCGAGGGCAGCAGGATGTGCGTGGAGAGCCTGGCGCTGCCCTACCCGGAGCAGGGCTACCCCGCCGTGCAGAGCGCGCTGCCCCCGGCGCTGGGCCACTACCGGGACTGCCAGCCCCTGGCTGCCGCCTTCGACGGCTACAACCTGCCGACCCCGGACCCGTCCCCGCTGGACGCGGCGGAGAGCGAGGCGGCCTTTTTCACGCCGCCCCTGCAGGACGAGTGTCAGCTGGCGCCCTACGGCTACCCCGCGGCCGAGTACCCCGCGCACGGGGCCGAGAGCCAGGCCAGCGCCGCGCTCCGCAGGCACCTGCCCCGCGCCGAGCCGCTGGGGCAGCTCAGCTCCCTGCAGAGCCTGCTGGGCTGCCAGGGCCCCCTGCACGCCTACTACGGGCAGCTGTGCCCGCCCGCCGGCCCGGCCcgcgccccccagctcccgccgCAGCCCTGCCAGCCCTCGCCGCCGCCCGAGGCGCAGCAGTGCAGGGAGCCGCTGGAGCACCTGTCGCAGGACGAGCTGCTGGGCGACGTGGATCGCACCGAGTTCGAGCAGTACCTGCACTTCGCCTGCAAGCCCGAGCTAGGGCTCCACTTCCCGGGCCACGACGCCGGCCTGGCCGCGCCAGACGCCCACGGGCCCCTCTCCTCGGTGGTTTCGGATGCGAGTACTGCTGTGTATTACTGCACTTACCCAGACGCCTAA